A genomic window from Anopheles ziemanni chromosome X, idAnoZiCoDA_A2_x.2, whole genome shotgun sequence includes:
- the LOC131290738 gene encoding exostosin-2 isoform X1, translated as MTLPVKYSAIKPPPPSSMKLLDVNRYVIGFVLALLLLALWFGGGTGGEAGGERLSLDLADIPQVVLDKEAELARARNRNCSYWDCFNVYRCGQRSVASGFGGADGSQERISIYVYPLKEYVDADSKRAAFQLSKEFHTILKTIVNSPYYTSNPNEACLFMPTLDTLNQNRIDTTLVGKALASLPYWENGENHLIFNFIAGSKPDYNTVLDVNTDRAIIVGAGFDSWTFRSDFDLAIPMYSPVQEQSRPRKPPERTVLLVSAQLNIFPRQFRILQELTYDYPNDILLLQRCPTSTAKSADEAFDGQRQPSLVAGETPEQKDIRCNFPQGNEYEYPSVLASGTFCLIARGVRLAQPTLLEAMAAGCIPVIMADNLILPFSDVLDWELLSLRIYESALHTVVPVLRSVSAQRVHEMQAQVRLVYERYFSSLERIVLTALDQLNDRIFPHRSRTYLHWNVAPERQATHNPLFLPLIAPKAHGFTAVILTYDRIESLYILIQKLATVPSLQKILVVWNNQRKAPPHPSLFPKVGKPLKIIQTSANRLSNRFYPYEEIETEAILTIDDDIVMLTADELDFGYEVWREFPDRIVGFPSRTHVWDNATGRWRYESEWTNQISMVLTGAAFHHKYWSYLYTNAMPGNIKEWVDEHMNCEDIAMNFLVSNVTKKPPIKVAPRKKFKCPECTNNEMLSADLNHMTERSACINRFAEIYGTMPLRTVEFRADPVLFKDNFPEKLKRFNDIGSL; from the exons ATGACGCTCCCAGTGAAATACAGTGCCATAAAACCGCCGCCACCGTCGTCGATGAAGCTGCTGGACGTGAATCGGTATGTGATAGGGTTCGTGCTGGCGCTCTTGCTGCTGGCGCTCTGGTTCGGCGGCGGCACCGGCGGCGAGGCGGGCGGCGAACGGCTGTCGCTCGACCTGGCCGACATCCCGCAGGTGGTGCTCGACAAGGAGGCGGAGCTGGCGCGGGCGCGCAACCGGAACTGCTCGTACTGGGACTGCTTCAACGTGTACCGCTGTGGGCAGCGGTCGGTGGCCAGCGGGTTTGGCGGCGCGGACGGCAGCCAGGAGCGCATCTCGATCTACGTCTACCCGCTGAAGGAGTACGTGGACGCGGACAGCAAGCGGGCCGCGTTTCAGCTATCAAAAGAGTTTCACACGATCCTCAAAACCATCGTCAACAGTCCGTACTACACGTCCAATCCGAACGAGGCATGCCTTTTCATGCCGACGCTGGACACACTCAATCAAAACCGCATCGATACGACGCTGGTGGGCAAAGCCCTCGCATCGCTACCATA CTGGGAGAACGGGGAGAATCATCTCATCTTCAACTTCATCGCCGGCTCCAAGCCGGACTACAACACGGTGCTCGATGTGAACACGGACCGTGCCATAATCGTGGGGGCCGGCTTCGACAGCTGGACGTTTCGGTCGGACTTCGACCTTGCCATACCGATGTACAGCCCGGTGCAGGAGCAGAGCCGACCACGGAAGCCGCCGGAGCGCACCGTGCTGCTCGTGTCGGCACAGCTCAACATTTTCCCGCGCCAGTTTCGCATCCTGCAGGAGCTCACCTACGACTACCCGAACGATATACTGCTGCTGCAGCGCTGCCCGACGTCTACGGCAAAGTCGGCCGACGAAGCGTTCGACGGGCAGCGGCAGCCGTCGCTGGTCGCTGGCGAAACGCCCGAGCAGAAGGACATCCGGTGCAACTTCCCGCAGGGCAACGAGTACGAGTATCCGTCCGTGCTGGCGAGCGGGACCTTCTGCTTGATAGCGCGAGGCGTCCGACTCGCCCAGCCCACGCTGCTGGAAGCGATGGCGGCTGGCTGCATTCCGGTCATCATGGCGGACAATCTGATATTGCCGTTCAGCGACGTGCTCGACTGGGAGCTGCTTTCGCTGCGCATCTACGAGAGCGCCCTGCACACGGTCGTGCCGGTGCTGCGCTCCGTGTCGGCGCAGCGGGTGCACGAGATGCAGGCGCAGGTGCGGCTCGTCTACGAGCGATACTTTTCGTCGCTCGAGCGCATCGTGCTAACCGCGCTCGATCAGCTGAACGATCGCATCTTTCCCCACCGGAGCCGGACGTACCTGCACTGGAACGTGGCGCCGGAGCGGCAGGCGACGCACAACCCGCTCTTCCTGCCGCTTATCGCGCCGAAGGCGCACGGTTTCACCGCCGTCATCCTCACGTACGATCGCATCGAGAGCCTGTACATACTCATCCAGAAGCTGGCGACCGTGCCGTCGCTGCAGAAGATACTGGTCGTGTGGAACAACCAGCGGAAGGCGCCACCGCACCCGTCGCTCTTTCCCAAGGTGGGCAAGCCGCTCAAAATCATCCAGACGTCGGCGAACCGGCTGTCGAACCGGTTCTACCCGTACGAGGAGATCGAAACCGAGGCCATCCTCACGATCGACGACGACATCGTGATGCTGACCGCCGACGAGCTCGACTTCGGCTACGAGGTGTGGCGCGAGTTCCCGGACCGGATCGTCGGCTTCCCGAGCCGGACGCACGTCTGGGACAACGCGACCGGCCGGTGGCGGTACGAGTCCGAGTGGACCAACCAGATCTCGATGGTGCTGACCGGGGCCGCCTTCCACCACAAGTACTGGAGCTACCTGTACACGAACGCGATGCCGGGCAACATCAAGGAGTGGGTGGACGAGCACATGAACTGCGAGGACATCGCGATGAACTTTCTCGTCAGCAACGTCACGAAGAAGCCGCCGATCAAGGTGGCGCCGCGCAAGAAGTTCAAGTGCCCCGAGTGCACCAACAACGAGATGCTGTCGGCCGACCTCAACCACATGACCGAGCGGTCCGCCTGCATCAACCGGTTCGCCGAGATCTACGGCACGATGCCGCTCCGCACGGTCGAGTTCCGCGCCGATCCGGTGCTCTTCAAGGACAACTTCCCGGAGAAACTGAAGCGCTTCAACGACATCGGCAGCCTGTAA
- the LOC131290460 gene encoding fez family zinc finger protein 2-like: MEFPNCRNAINDPNQCRLCMRVCEDNFLECIFSDKEYSIAHQIFECTSIRVTKQDNLTKICKNCASLLFMTTEFRNACFKTNRLLMEDFVILELGDWATNANQLMLKECENFIVRHKQQVDYLYSSIVTDSEQCLEGSLEIGTELFRSESQQAADQQAVEPTGRHQVVATRERIVPEEPDPEILMEITKFLEEQTPTAHENQLGRVQHDQQVASINNAKANHSPSPDNAIGRDKKSYKRYKITCHICGKQYDNWKLQTHLNEHGNIRPYACDHEGCSSSFTGLVLLNRHKKLWHTDYYYAACSVCGKKCKTQGIYQTHISYHEEPKLPCTVCGKLMRNKRAIWKHMKTHSNDRKHVCSICNKKFTIAYTLRVHMRIHTNDKPYPCGKCEKRFQYKCLLKSHYQKNHGEELSSNKTDPK, translated from the exons ATGGAATTCCCGAACTGCAGGAACGCGATCAACGATCCCAACCAGTGCCGCTTGTGTATGCGAGTGTGCGAGGACAATTTCCTGGAATGCATATTCTCCGACAAGGAGTACAGCATTGCCCATCAGATATTCGAATGCACATCGATACGT GTCACCAAGCAGGACAACCTTACcaaaatttgcaaaaattgCGCCTCGCTGCTCTTCATGACGACGGAGTTTCGCAATGCCTGCTTCAAAACAAACCGCCTGCTAATGGAAGATTTCGTCATCCTGGAGCTGGGCGACTGGGCGACAAATGCCAATCAGCTGATGCTGAAGGAGTGCGAAAATTTCATCGTTCGGCACAAGCAGCAAGTGGACTACTTGTACTCCAGCATCGTAACAGACAGCGAGCAGTGTCTGGAAGGATCATTGGAGATCGGTACGGAGCTGTTTCGCAGCGAAAGTCAGCAGGCTGCCGACCAGCAAGCGGTCGAACCTACCGGCCGGCACCAGGTGGTTGCAACGCGGGAACGGATCGTGCCGGAAGAGCCGGATCCGGAAATTCTGATGGAAATAACCAAATTCCTCGAAGAGCAAACACCCACCGCCCATGAAAACCAGCTGGGGCGGGTACAACATGACCAGCAGGTGGCTTCCATCAATAATGCAAAGGCGAATCATT CGCCTTCGCCGGACAACGCCATCGGAAGGGATAAAAAAAGCTATAAGCGCTACAAGATCACGTGCCACATTTGTGGCAAGCAGTACGATAACTGGAAACTTCAAACGCATCTCAACGAGCATGGCA ATATTCGTCCTTATGCCTGTGATCATGAAGGGTGCAGCAGCTCGTTTACGGGCCTCGTGCTGCTTAATCGACACAAGAAACTTTGGCACACGGACTACTATTACGCAGCGTGCAGTGTGTGCGGTAAGAAGTGCAAAACGCAGGGAATTTATCAAACGCACATATCCTACCACGAGGAGCCTAAACTACCCTGTACGGTTTGCGGCAAACTGATGCGAAATAA ACGAGCAATTTGGAAACACATGAAAACGCACAGCAACGATCGGAAACACGTGTGCAGcatatgcaacaaaaaatTCACCATCGCCTACACGCTACGGGTGCACATGCGAATCCACACCAACGACAAGCCCTATCCGTGCGGCAAGTGTGAGAAACGGTTTCAGTACAAGTGTCTGCTGAAAAGTCACTATCAGAAGAATCATGGCGAAGAGTTAAGCTCAAATAAGACTGATCCAAAGTAG
- the LOC131290756 gene encoding translation initiation factor eIF-2B subunit epsilon-like, with amino-acid sequence MSKSIENEEIVQAILIADSYNDNFLPFTSACPLALLPLVNVPLIEYTLEVLNRHGVEEVIVFCSNQSNEVKRFIHQRQAEKCTWSMNMIITTISSESCRCLGEALRDLEARHIIRGNVILLGVDSVTNANLTSLLEEHKRLLKLDRGAAMTVVYKDTVQGLRTGNEVMIVTDSSTRRLLYHQRLTQQQQQRERNFELPLELFVANRNVTVSHGLLDPQIAICSHAALPLFADNFDFLSRDDFVNGVLINEEILNSRIYVAKLGREEYAMRVSNWQTYHMVSLDVMNRWVYPLVPDMAISQVCPYYKYYRNNIYRHRNVGLSRSCELDGDLVVAENSTIEEDTSIRQSVVGRGCKIGRKCRIRNSFLFDGATVGDNCVLDHCVIASGASVGAGCHISDGAVLGERVELPGGMTVAKVLIQADKPDDEWGGASQKLAERAYTVPEEQPDEDEDEDEDVEVREMFNQPLPIAPLRSVYSPSIYQLSDDEGPSGAPSPVQEDSSIFLSEVVESLKRGLAEQTNAEYLILEINSSRYAYNMSLGEVNFYMVKAILQILVVQEGVATNAVGTLRKLLAYFGIVFHNYIRDKDAMLDCLKAFEEMCQSNEIIRAKIVQLLHFLYEGDLVSEEVIIRWYDGVEDETLKSTLAKFVQWLNESSDDESDDED; translated from the exons ATGAGTAAATCGATCGAGAACGAGGAAATCGTGCAGGCTATTCTAATAGCCGATTCTTACAATGACAACTTTCTTCCATTTACGAGCGCGTGCCCGTTG GCGCTGCTGCCGCTGGTCAATGTGCCGCTGATCGAGTACACGCTCGAGGTGCTGAATCGGCATGGCGTGGAGGAAGTGATCGTGTTTTGCAGCAACCAGAGCAACGAAGTCAAACGATTCATCCATCAACGGCAGGCGGAAAAGTGCACCTGGTCGATGAACATGATCATCACGACCATCAGCTCGGAGTCGTGCCGGTGTTTGGGCGAGGCGCTCCGCGATCTGGAGGCGCGCCACATCATTCGGGGCAATGTGATCCTGCTGGGCGTGGACAGCGTCACCAACGCGAACCTGACGTCGCTGCTCGAGGAGCACAAGCGCCTGTTGAAGCTCGATCGCGGTGCGGCGATGACGGTGGTGTACAAGGACACCGTGCAGGGGCTGCGCACCGGCAACGAGGTAATGATCGTGACGGACAGCTCGACTCGCCGGTTGCTCTACCACCAGCGGTtaacgcagcagcagcagcagagggAGCGCAACTTCGAGCTACCGCTGGAGCTGTTCGTTGCAAACCGAAACGTGACCGTGAGCCATGGATTGCTCGATCCGCAGATCGCCATCTGTAGCCACGCCGCGTTGCCTTTGTTCGCGGACAacttcgattttctttcgcgCGACGACTTCGTGAACGGAGTGCTTATTAACGAGGAGATTCTCAACAGCCGCATCTACGTGGCCAAGCTGGGCCGGGAGGAGTACGCGATGCGGGTAAGCAACTGGCAGACGTACCACATGGTTTCGCTGGACGTGATGAACCGCTGGGTGTACCCGCTAGTGCCGGACATGGCCATCAGTCAGGTGTGTCCGTACTATAAGTACTATCGCAACAACATCTATCGCCATCGCAACGTCGGGCTGAGCCGGTCCTGCGAGCTGGACGGCGATCTGGTGGTGGCCGAGAACAGTACGATCGAGGAGGACACTTCTATTCGCCAGTCGGTCGTCGGTCGTGGCTGTAAGATTGGGCGTAAGTGTCGCATCAGGAACAGCTTCCTCTTCGACGGTGCCACTGTCGGTGATAACTGCGTGCTCGATCATTGCGTCATCGCCAGCGGCGCTTCGGTGGGCGCCGGCTGTCACATCAGTGATGGCGCGGTGCTAGGCGAGCGAGTGGAGCTACCGGGCGGCATGACCGTGGCAAAGGTTCTGATCCAGGCGGACAAACCAGACGACGAGTGGGGAGGTGCGTCGCAGAAGCTGGCAGAGCGGGCGTACACGGTACCGGAAGAGCAGCcagacgaggacgaggacgaggacgaagACGTCGAGGTGCGCGAAATGTTCAATCAACCACTTCCGATCGCTCCGCTGCGCTCGGTGTACTCCCCGTCCATCTACCAGCTGTCGGATGATGAAGGGCCGAGCGGGGCACCGAGCCCGGTGCAGGAGGACTCCAGCATCTTTCTCTCGGAGGTGGTCGAATCGCTCAAGCGCGGCCTGGCCGAGCAGACCAACGCCGAGTACCTGATACTGGAGATCAACTCGTCCCGCTACGCGTACAACATGTCGCTCGGCGAGGTGAACTTCTACATGGTGAAAGCGATCCTGCAGATCCTGGTCGTGCAGGAGGGTGTGGCGACGAACGCGGTCGGCACGCTGCGCAAGCTGCTGGCGTACTTTGGCATCGTGTTCCACAACTACATCCGCGACAAGGACGCCATGCTCGACTGCCTGAAGGCGTTCGAAGAGATGTGCCAGTCGAACGAAATCATACGCGCGAAAATCGTACAGCTGCTCCATTTCCTCTACGAGGGCGATCTGGTGAGCGAGGAGGTCATCATCCGCTGGTACGATGGCGTCGAGGACGAGACGCTCAAGAGCACGCTCGCTAAGTTTGTGCAATGGCTCAACGAGTCCAGCGATGACGAAAGCGACGACGAGGATTAG
- the LOC131290738 gene encoding exostosin-2 isoform X2 — translation MTLPVKYSAIKPPPPSSMKLLDVNRYVIGFVLALLLLALWFGGGTGGEAGGERLSLDLADIPQVVLDKEAELARARNRNCSYWDCFNVYRCGQERISIYVYPLKEYVDADSKRAAFQLSKEFHTILKTIVNSPYYTSNPNEACLFMPTLDTLNQNRIDTTLVGKALASLPYWENGENHLIFNFIAGSKPDYNTVLDVNTDRAIIVGAGFDSWTFRSDFDLAIPMYSPVQEQSRPRKPPERTVLLVSAQLNIFPRQFRILQELTYDYPNDILLLQRCPTSTKDIRCNFPQGNEYEYPSVLASGTFCLIARGVRLAQPTLLEAMAAGCIPVIMADNLILPFSDVLDWELLSLRIYESALHTVVPVLRSVSAQRVHEMQAQVRLVYERYFSSLERIVLTALDQLNDRIFPHRSRTYLHWNVAPERQATHNPLFLPLIAPKAHGFTAVILTYDRIESLYILIQKLATVPSLQKILVVWNNQRKAPPHPSLFPKVGKPLKIIQTSANRLSNRFYPYEEIETEAILTIDDDIVMLTADELDFGYEVWREFPDRIVGFPSRTHVWDNATGRWRYESEWTNQISMVLTGAAFHHKYWSYLYTNAMPGNIKEWVDEHMNCEDIAMNFLVSNVTKKPPIKVAPRKKFKCPECTNNEMLSADLNHMTERSACINRFAEIYGTMPLRTVEFRADPVLFKDNFPEKLKRFNDIGSL, via the exons ATGACGCTCCCAGTGAAATACAGTGCCATAAAACCGCCGCCACCGTCGTCGATGAAGCTGCTGGACGTGAATCGGTATGTGATAGGGTTCGTGCTGGCGCTCTTGCTGCTGGCGCTCTGGTTCGGCGGCGGCACCGGCGGCGAGGCGGGCGGCGAACGGCTGTCGCTCGACCTGGCCGACATCCCGCAGGTGGTGCTCGACAAGGAGGCGGAGCTGGCGCGGGCGCGCAACCGGAACTGCTCGTACTGGGACTGCTTCAACGTGTACCGCTGTGG CCAGGAGCGCATCTCGATCTACGTCTACCCGCTGAAGGAGTACGTGGACGCGGACAGCAAGCGGGCCGCGTTTCAGCTATCAAAAGAGTTTCACACGATCCTCAAAACCATCGTCAACAGTCCGTACTACACGTCCAATCCGAACGAGGCATGCCTTTTCATGCCGACGCTGGACACACTCAATCAAAACCGCATCGATACGACGCTGGTGGGCAAAGCCCTCGCATCGCTACCATA CTGGGAGAACGGGGAGAATCATCTCATCTTCAACTTCATCGCCGGCTCCAAGCCGGACTACAACACGGTGCTCGATGTGAACACGGACCGTGCCATAATCGTGGGGGCCGGCTTCGACAGCTGGACGTTTCGGTCGGACTTCGACCTTGCCATACCGATGTACAGCCCGGTGCAGGAGCAGAGCCGACCACGGAAGCCGCCGGAGCGCACCGTGCTGCTCGTGTCGGCACAGCTCAACATTTTCCCGCGCCAGTTTCGCATCCTGCAGGAGCTCACCTACGACTACCCGAACGATATACTGCTGCTGCAGCGCTGCCCGACGTCTACG AAGGACATCCGGTGCAACTTCCCGCAGGGCAACGAGTACGAGTATCCGTCCGTGCTGGCGAGCGGGACCTTCTGCTTGATAGCGCGAGGCGTCCGACTCGCCCAGCCCACGCTGCTGGAAGCGATGGCGGCTGGCTGCATTCCGGTCATCATGGCGGACAATCTGATATTGCCGTTCAGCGACGTGCTCGACTGGGAGCTGCTTTCGCTGCGCATCTACGAGAGCGCCCTGCACACGGTCGTGCCGGTGCTGCGCTCCGTGTCGGCGCAGCGGGTGCACGAGATGCAGGCGCAGGTGCGGCTCGTCTACGAGCGATACTTTTCGTCGCTCGAGCGCATCGTGCTAACCGCGCTCGATCAGCTGAACGATCGCATCTTTCCCCACCGGAGCCGGACGTACCTGCACTGGAACGTGGCGCCGGAGCGGCAGGCGACGCACAACCCGCTCTTCCTGCCGCTTATCGCGCCGAAGGCGCACGGTTTCACCGCCGTCATCCTCACGTACGATCGCATCGAGAGCCTGTACATACTCATCCAGAAGCTGGCGACCGTGCCGTCGCTGCAGAAGATACTGGTCGTGTGGAACAACCAGCGGAAGGCGCCACCGCACCCGTCGCTCTTTCCCAAGGTGGGCAAGCCGCTCAAAATCATCCAGACGTCGGCGAACCGGCTGTCGAACCGGTTCTACCCGTACGAGGAGATCGAAACCGAGGCCATCCTCACGATCGACGACGACATCGTGATGCTGACCGCCGACGAGCTCGACTTCGGCTACGAGGTGTGGCGCGAGTTCCCGGACCGGATCGTCGGCTTCCCGAGCCGGACGCACGTCTGGGACAACGCGACCGGCCGGTGGCGGTACGAGTCCGAGTGGACCAACCAGATCTCGATGGTGCTGACCGGGGCCGCCTTCCACCACAAGTACTGGAGCTACCTGTACACGAACGCGATGCCGGGCAACATCAAGGAGTGGGTGGACGAGCACATGAACTGCGAGGACATCGCGATGAACTTTCTCGTCAGCAACGTCACGAAGAAGCCGCCGATCAAGGTGGCGCCGCGCAAGAAGTTCAAGTGCCCCGAGTGCACCAACAACGAGATGCTGTCGGCCGACCTCAACCACATGACCGAGCGGTCCGCCTGCATCAACCGGTTCGCCGAGATCTACGGCACGATGCCGCTCCGCACGGTCGAGTTCCGCGCCGATCCGGTGCTCTTCAAGGACAACTTCCCGGAGAAACTGAAGCGCTTCAACGACATCGGCAGCCTGTAA